The Chitinophagales bacterium nucleotide sequence CATCAACGAGGTCTATTGCATGTATCAGCGAATTCGCAACCTGAGCGAAGATGTGTTTAAGATCGGTGTAGTGGCTTCACAGGAAATTGCAATCTGTACTGATATCGAGACAGAACCCGGCGCTGACCTCGAAGATATTCTCGGCCGCGTTTACTTTTTGATCGATACTTTTTTTACCCCACCGATGCGGTTCTATCTGTTGGGGGAATTGCTGGATAAAGGGTATAGTGTTGAGAAGATATTTGAAGGTCCCTTGCTCCGTCATGGATTCCTTCGGGAGGAGGACCTGTTGAAATCGGTATTGTTTACCGAAGTGCATGTATCTGACCTGTACAACCTGATCATGTCGATCGAAGGCGTAAAGGCCATCCGTTACCTCCAGGTGACCAATTACCTGAACGGGATTCCGTTGACCGAAGGAGAATACTGGAAGATCGTTCTCAATGGTTCTTTTCATTTAAACCTGGACAGGTTACGTTCCAAAATCACTTTTTTTAAAGGGAAGATGCCGATCACGGCCGATAAGCAGGTAGCCGAACGGATCTACCAGGACCTTAAATCGACACTGAGTAAACCAAGAATTGATCTGGGATTGAAGATTCCCAATGACCTGGCCGCACCCGTAGGACAATATTACCAACTGGATGAATACTATTCGATTCAAAATGATTTTCCAGCCGTTTATGGCGTGAACAAGGATGGGATTCCGGCAGAAGCAGATCAGGAACATCGCTCTAGAATAAAACAATTTAAGGCCTATCTGCTTTTCTTTGATCAGTTGCTGGCGAATTACCTGGTTCAGCTCCGTGAATGCAAGAACCTGTTTGCGGTGGGTAATCTTTCCAACGAAACCTATTTCTATCAACCGGTCTACGATGCCCCAGGAAGTGATCCCGAAGACCTGAACTTTCCGGATACAGGCCCCATACTGGTTGATTTCAACATGCCCCCCAATGCCGATATCGATGACCCTGAATCATACAAAGTAGCCTGGACAGCATTCGTGGCCAATCTTGCCAATGGTTACCGAAACAAGATGAATGAATTGATTCATCCACCAGAGGAAGAACCCTTTGAACGCCGGAACCGGTTTCTGGATCATTTACTGGGGCGCTTCTCGGAATCCTTTGCCGACTATGCCGTGATGATGTACAAATTCACGGGCAACCAATTCGAAAGTGCCGAGAAAAAAACGGCGGAAGAGATTGCCAATGATAAACAGGCCTTCTTGTCCAATTATCATGTACTAAGTTATAACCGGGGAAAAGGACAGTATGTCAAATGTTGTCCTACGGGTAATTGCAATGTACCCATACCGTTTCCTGCCAATCCGGTGCCCGACGATTTTCTGGAGTATGACAAGTATTCGATCCCGTTGCCGGGCAATCCCACTGGGTTGCACAAACGGGCCTCGCTCATGTTGGGAATGAGCATCACCGATAACTCCTGGATGGTACTAAACAAATTTATGGTGGTACCCCAGGCCGGACAGTTCAAATTCGTCTTTCAGTACGACCCGGGTCATACACTTAGCTCAACGGTACTTTATGCTACCGAGCAGGAGGCTTTTGCGGCGATGGAGACATTGGTAGAGATTATTACCAAAGAGGATATGGATCCGGTAAACTGGATTTATTTTCAGATACTCCCCTTTGGCGGTGGATTTCGATTTGCGGTGCGTCCAACTACTGCTTCACCCGTATTTGCGGTTTCGGCCCCGGTTTACCCAAGTGTACAGGCGGCTAAAAACGCGTTTCCGGTTTTAAAAGCCTCCTTATTGGCGGAAGGCATGCACATCATCGAACATATCCTGCTTCGTCCCCTTCCTGTAGCGAAGAATATTCCGGCGGCTGATCTGGATAGTGGATTTTTCCCGCTTTGTAATTCCCTGAATCCTGATTGTGAATGCCCGGACCCGGATTACTATTCATTCCGCATCAGTGTGATTTTACCTTATTGGACACAACGCTTCCGGAACATGGACTTCCGGCAATTTGCCGAGGATACCATTCATCGGGAAACACCCGCGCATATCCTTCCCAAATTTTGTTGGGTAAGCATGTATGATTTGCACAGACTGGAGACAGCATATAACAATTGGTTTTTATTGAATAAAATTTATAAACCAACGGTATTGGAGTTGAATAACCTCCATACGGCGTTGGTGGAATTGATCAAGACACTGAATACAATGACCAATGTGTACCCGCAAGGGCATTTACATGATTGTGATAACCCAAGTACCGATAACCCGGTGATCCTGGGGCAAACCATTTTAGGAACATTTTAAATAACATGATATGGCATTCAAACTCCTGAACCCCGTACACACGACAATGCCTTTCTTCCAGCCCAACCAGGTATTGACCTATCAACACCTGAATGATATGGCTGATTTCCTGTTTCAGCAGGAGCGGTATACCCGGAATAAACTAATAGGCACCGGTATCGTGTGTGGTCTCAGTTTTGACTGGAATACACTTGGGGTAAATGCCGAGGTCGTTATTCAGGAAGGCTGTGCCATCACCTCCGCCGGGTATTTAATGGTTTATACCCGTCCCGTAGAGAATAATGCCGTTGTCACCTATACACACCGTCGAAACTATACCGGACTTGACCAGTATATCCCTTTTAATGACCCCTCAGTACTTACCAATGAGACCATCTATGAGTTGATCACATTGGGACAGTTCAATGCAGAAGCTGTTGCTCCCAAAAGCCAGCTGCTCGAAGCCGATCGGGTCAACCGCGTCCTGATATTATTGTATGAGATCGATCCGAAGGATACGGCAAAATGCCTGGATGAAAATTGTGACGACAAAGGGAAGACCTACATTTTTACACCCAGACCTTTGCTGGTCCCGATCAGTGTAATCAATAGTATCCTGGATGCCAATTCAACAAAAACATTTCACACAGAAGCGGGCAGGGGCTGGAAAGGAATCAATAGCAAATTGCAGGGCCCTCCTGCCAATCTGCTCACGGTACCAAATCTGTTTAGCAACGGATTTCTGCAGACCATTACGACGGCTGCGCAAATGAAACAACTGGTGACAAACAAGATCACCAATGCGTATTTGGACGGTGTAGGCCAAACGATCGATGCGCTGGTGAATGCCTTCCCCTGGGTATTCAGTACCCAGATGGCGAGTATGACGACTGACCATCCCTGGTTAACCGCCCCTCCGGCCTCGAATATCGGCAACCGGTTTGCTACGCTGGCCAAAGCCTTTCGGAACAATGCGGCTTTTGACAATTATATTCAATACCTCTACGATTATTCCCGAGATGTGGCAGATGCCTATAACGATCTTTATCAAAAAACGACCGATCTCATTGGCGAGTGTGGCGGAAATGAATATCAGCATCCATTTCATATCATGCTCGGAAAAGCGCAGAACAATGACGATAGCAAGAAATGGTATAGTGAAAATAAATACCTGAACCCGGCTCCGCAGGGATTCAGGTACCGTCATTATTTTGTTCCCTCACCGGTTATGGATACCCAGTTCATGTTGTATGAAGAGGTACAGCAACTCTTACTGCGCCTGACCAGAATGATCGATACGTTTACGGTCAACCCGCAGGAAACATTTATCAAAGTCAGTCCCAGTAAGGATTATGAAAACCCGATCGAGGTAAGGGCCCTGCCTTATTATTATCGAAAGGCAGATGCGGCAGGCGTACGGGCGGTATGGAATTATGGTTCCACCCGCCGTAACAAGATACTTCAACACAAAGGATATCAGTTGGTGTCAGATAATGCGGCAGGTCAGGATGAATTGCTGGCACTGGATGGACGGGCAACTGATTTCTACCGGATCGAAGGCCACATGAATACCAATGTGGATGCGGCTACCTTATTTCTGGATAACCTGAGAAATCAGCTCAATCTTCCTTTCAATATTGCTTCCGCATCGGTACAGACCGGATCGAATACCAAAGTGGTCAGTTGCCACTTCCCTGATCTGGATGAAGACTTTAATTATTACCGTGACCGTGTACTCGGATACATGCGGGAATACCTTATCATCCTGGAACCCTTCGCCATTCCTTTATTTCAAAACATTATTTCCCATATCAAGGACATGATGTCTTTATTATTGGAAGTAAGATGCCTGAAGGATTTTGACTACGATAAATACAAATTGCTTTATGCACAGATCTACATGGAATGGGTTAAAGCCTTGGGTAACGAATGGCAGAATAACCCGGGTGACGCCAATCAGGGTTTTAATCAAACCCAGAACCTGCTGAACATCATTTTCTTTTGCCCAATATACCGCATCTGGTATTCCTATCTCTACCGCACCGGTATTCTGACAGAAACCGAGTTGGAAGGAGTACAGGAATTAGCCAAGAAAGTAACAGGTTGGGAGCACCTGGCCGGGGTTCGAAGAGGGGAAACATTCCTGATGGTGTACGATGCCAATCAAAACAAACAGATCATCGCCGATTTCAACTTGCCTGATCTTGACCATTGCTCCTGTGGCTGTAAGACAAATCCCTGCGACAATAAAACCCGATCACTGGTTCCGCCTTTGGAAAAACCAGTCATCATGGTTGTCGACCTGGCGAATACCAATACCTCAGGTCGCGACCTGGCGTATTGGGTACAAAATAAGGCGGTCTTTCGCATGGAACTGGATAGTATGGGATTCTATAAGGGAGATTCCATGATTGATCAGGATTTTTTAATAAGTTTTGATTCCCAGGGACAGAATCCAGTGCCTTATTTAAAAGGGGCATGGGTAAGTAATCTTGCTGAAGGCCATTATTTTCAGGTTGATTTGAATCCCAAAGACCCAAATGTCAAACCAGGGGTTTATCTGTTCTATTATTTTCTCAAAGGAAATTTTGCTTCGAATTTTGTAAAAGGCATCCTTCTCCTGGTCATTAAAGGAAAAATATCCGCCAACGGATCGTATAATATCAACATTGCTGTTGGTACCAAGGCAAAAGTATATTACCCATATGCAACAGCTGACTATAAAGGCGAGGAAGTGAAACTTTCCTTCACGGAGGATTATACCATTAGAACAGTACAGGGTCAACAGGCACAGGTGTATACAACTCCACTGGGCAATCAGGTGGCATTACTGACGGATAAGAAAAAGCAGATGGTGTTCTATGTCAATAGAGCCCGCACACCCGAACTCACCGAGATACCCTACCTCATGACAGCCAAGGGGAATTCCATACCCGGGACATTGATATTGAATGTCTATGACAAAGATGACGCTCCGGCAGATACCACGGTCAAGGGAACCATACTCGATGAAAAAGGTAAACCGGTTTCAGAAGCAACCGTACGGCTGGGTGAAAAAGAAGTATATACGGACGAGAAGGGAAATTACTCCATAAAGGGCGCAAAGGCAGGCACAGCCATTGAAGTAGAGATGGATGGGTACAAGACCAAACGCGTACAGGCCAATAGCAAGATGGAAGGACAGATCCAACTGGAGAAGGAGAAAACCGAATCAGCCGAGAATTCCCTCCTGGATTCGGCGCCCTTATTAAAAGAATGGATCAGCAAAGTGGATATCTCTGCATTGATTAAGGTGTTCAACCCATGAATGAATACGCACATAAAATAAGAACGGTGCTTTTTGATGCACAGGTGCCAGACGAGGAAACGGCCGGGCAATGGACAAGTGTTGTCAGGAATTTGGATATAGACAGGTTTATGGACAAGACCCTTAAACCCTTTCAGGAAAATGGGCAGCGTTGGGTGATCGACAGATTGGAGATCGACCTGGGATGGATCGATATTGAGCAGACAGATTGGATAGACCGATTAAAGGAATCCATTCAGGAAGAATTAAATCAGCAACAGGTCAGCCAACCCCTGGCTAATTATTCACGGCATGATGATCTTATTAAAAGTGCCCGGGAAAATGGAAAGTTGGATCAGAAACTGGACCGGGCGATTTATTGGGACCTGATCCGGGAATGTCTGATAACAGGGGTATTGCCCTGGCAAGGTGATATCAGCCTTCCGTTGACGGAGTGGCTGTGGAAGGAATGGAAGGAGAACAGGTTGGACACCCTGGCTCGGTTGCAGGAGGTCGTTGCCAAAAATCCGCAAGCGCTTGCCCGGTTGTTAAGTTGGATCCGCCAGACCGATCCCGAAAAACAGGAATCATTACTTACGAAGGATCCACTGGAAAGATCGCTGTACCGACAGTTTTTTCAATGGATCATTCTAGTAAATCCAATATGGAGACAATCGGCTTTCCGTTTGGATTTCTTTACACAGGTATGGAAGACATTGTTAATGTACCCTCTCAGTAAAGAAGAACGGTGGACCAAACTTCTGGACTGGGTGTCCGAAATAACTTATTCCAACCGATTGGAAAATCCACCCTCACCGGGACGACTCAATAGTGAATTTTCAGCGAAGATTCCACCTGCTTTTTCTTTTATACTTGACTGGCAGGAAAGGTTTCTGGAGCGTTGGTCAAACGAAAATTTGATTCCAGGGCAACACGCTCATTCTGTTAAGGATTTGCCGGATGCTAAAAAAAGTCAGCGGGACGTATTGACAGCACAAGAGGAGGTGTTGGGGAAAGAAACCCTGTTTATTTCCAATGCCGGTATTGTGCTGTTAAATGCCGGTTTGATCAAAAAGTATTTGGTGAAGAACGGATGGGTGAGGGATTCTGAATTTATCAATGAAAGGGCGAGAGAGAAAGCGATATGGTGGATGGAGTACCTGGTTTTTGGGGAACAGAAAAGAGAAGAATACCACCTCGCACTGAATAAAATAATGTGCGGACTTGATCCTGCTGAACTTTTGGAACATGGCCCGGGTCTTTTGACCAAAAGAGAAAAACAATTGGCAAATACTTTCCTGAAAGAGATCCTTTCTCATTGGTCGGCTTTAAAAAGTACAAAGGTGGAGTCCCTGCGGGAAAGTTTTGTTCAGCGTTCCGGCAGGCTCACCAAGGAAGGCGGTAGTTGGCAATTACATGTGGCAGCGAAAGCGTATGATATATTGATCGAACAGATTCCCTGGAGCTTTTCCATCATCAAGCTTCCATGGATGAAAAACCCCCTTTTTACACAATGGCAAACCCGAATTTAAAACGTAATGCCGAAGACCTTGGACGTGAACTCCAGTGGCTCGAAGAGTTGCTGGAGAAACGTCTTCGCTGGCACCTGGAAAAAAAGAAAGGTGATTGGAAACTCACGCCCCCATCTTTACGTGGATCCAGGTCTGTTTATGCAGCGTATGTAAACGGGTATAAACTGGATGCCGCCGAAAGGGTTGTTTTGTTGCTGGGGTTGCTGCCAGCTATACACCCTTTCCTGATTGAAAGGACATTGCAACAATTCCAATTAACCAACACACAGATCCCGGAGGTGGGGGGAGTGAGAGGAACCCATCATGGAGGATTGATACCTACAGGAGAGACCGCATTGTTCCTGCTCGCCGGAAATAACCTGGAGCGAAGGATACAAGTAAGCCTGCTGTTCTCACCCAAACATGCTTTTCATGTACATGGAATATTGAAACTGGATGAAGTGTCTCCCCTGGAACCTGAATGGAGCGGTGCGATTCACCTGTCCCGGGATGTGATGACAAATCTTACCTCAGGCACACACTATTATCCTCCCTTCAACAGCAGTTTCCCAGCCAGACTGATCACAACGCCGTATCAACCGGGCCAATTGGTGATCCATCGCGAAACGGCTGAAGGTCTTGACGAGGTCAGACTTTGGTTGAAACATAAGGATCATTTATTGAAGAAATGGCATTTTGATACCAAGATCAATGAAGGGCATAAATGTCTTTTCTATGGCCCGCCAGGAACAGGTAAGTCATTGGCGGCTGCCTTATTGGGCAAGGAACAAGGACTACCGGTTTACCGGATCGATCTCTCCATGGTAATTTCCAAATACATTGGGGAGACGGAGAAAAACATCTCCCATATTTTCGACCTGGCCCAAAATAAAAACTGGATCCTGTTTTTTGATGAAGCCGATGCCTTGTTTGGCAAGCGATCGGTAACACAAACCGCACAGGACAGGTTTGCCAACCAGGAAGTATCCTACCTGTTGATGCGCATGGAGGAATACAATGGACTGGCCATACTCGCCACCAATTTTAAAAGAAATATTGATAATGCCTTCCTGCGCCGCTTCAATAGCGTTGTACCCTTCCTTGCCCCCGGCACAGAAGAACGGTTGCGCCTTTGGAAGCAAAGCTTTTCAGCACAAACGATCAGAGACAAATCTGTGTTACTGGAAAACATCGCCCGTGACTTTTCGCTCAATGGCGCAAATATCATGAATGTCGTTCGGTACGCATCGATCATGGCATTGAAGAATGGAGGGAATATCATTACGCAAGGATATATCATGGATGGTATTCGCAGGGAGCTGGCAAAGGAACAAGCCATGGCTTCTGAGATGGCAAACTAATTAAAAATGAGTGTATGGGGTTTATAGGACAATCCAAATCAGGCTCGGCTTCCAAGACAAGCCCGTTTAATCAGGGCGGCGGCCTGCCTGTTCAAACCAAGTTGAGTGTTAGTAAAGCTTCTGATCCCGCAGAGAAGGAAGCGGATACCGTTGCCAAAAAAGTGGTCGACGATCAAAAGGATAAAAAGTCTGCCGCAAAGAAAGATGACAAAAAAGAAGTGGCCAAGGCTCCTGAGCCAATGACCGAACCGAATACAGAGCCAAAGAAGGAAGGAGTGAAGACCAAAAAGGATAATGAGAAAGATCAGGTTAATAAAGCAGAAGACAAAAAAGAAGATGTAAAGAAAAAAGGCGATGAGAAGGAAATGAAGAAGAAGGGGGAAGAAAAGGAGGTAAAGAAGAAGGGAGAAGAAAAAGAAATGAAGAAGAAGGGAGAAGAAAAAGAAATGAAGAAGAAGGGTGAAGAGAAGGAAGTAAAGAAGAAAGGAGGAGAGGAAAAAGAAGTCAGGAAAAAAGGGGAGGAGAAAGAAGTGAAAAAGAAAGGGCAGGGTGAGGAAAAGGAAGTGAAGAAAAAGGGAGAGGAGAAAGAAGTGAAGAAGAAAGGGGAAGAAAAGGAAGTAAAGAAAAAGGGAGAGGAAAAGGAGAAGCCTAAAGTTGCCAAAAAAGGGGCCGGTGGAGAAGATAAAAAAGACGCGGTAGCAAAAAAGGATGAGAATAACAAGGAGAAAAAGCCGGTAGATAAAGAGAAAGATACCAGTGTCAAGCCCCGTTCATTGAACAAAAAAGAGGATGGGAAAAAGGAACCCAGCCAGGTCCAGCAAAAACCAAATTTCTCCAATGCGCAAAGGGCAGAAAATGACAAGGGGCAGGGGCCAGAGGCCGGTGGCGATGAAATGGCGGACGAGGCTAAGTTAAATGCCATTGAACAAAAGATCAATGCCAAAAGGGGCTCAGGCCGGCCGTTGGAACCCCATCTCATGAGTCAGATGAATGATTCATTTGGGTATGATTTTTCGGAGGTTAAGATACATGCTGATAAAGAGGCGGCAGAACTCTGCGCCTCGCTCAATGCGCAGGCTTTTGCAATAGGGAATGATGTTTTCTTCAATGAAGGAAAATATGATCCGGATAGTGATAGTGGAAAAGAACTGCTCGCCCATGAACTGACCCACGTAGTGCAACAGAGAGATCAGGTGCAGCGGGCCAAGGTTCAGCGGAAGGACCCTCCTGGGAAAAAGGGCGGTAGTGGTAGCAAAGGCAGAATAGAAGGGAAGGAGATCATTCTGCCTTCACTCGAAGTGCCTCAATTCAAAGCACGAAACAAAGGGAAGTACGGGTCCAGTATTAAGCGAAAGTTTCCATATAGCAGAAAAGCGGCTGAAGGATCCAAGGGGCAAACAGCCATCTGGACGAGTGACCCCAAGATCAGCGAGGGAGTAAAGAAGGGGGTGGAAAGCCTTAAGAAGAAAGCGGGAAAAAAGAATGACAGTCCGGATGTGTATTTCCTGAAGTGGAAGGAAATAAAACTTTTTGGAACGGAACAAACACTGATTGAAAACAGCAAGCGACCCCTATGGAATGCTTCAGGTGCCGTGTCGGCTTTTGATGTGGACCATATTGTGGAGCTTCAGTTGGTGGGTGGAGAGAATACGATTGATAATATGGAATTGGTGAACTTTTCAGGTAACCGAAGTTCGGGTTCACTTATTGCAGGCAATATCGAAAAAGGGGTGCAGGAATTCATTACTGATACCAATCAGTCCTTCAGCCTGGATCATGCATTTACCAATTATCAGATCAGTTTTGAGAATATCTCATTTACGGGTAAGACAGAGAAAAGCACAAAAGGAGGAGGTAAGGATGGTTTCTGGTCCAGGGATCAGATTGAAGGTGGGGAGCATCTGGAGAATTTCACCAAAATGTCGGAGAAAGAAATTGAACAGCTTTCGGGAACGGATAAAAATCCCGTGGCCTACACCTCTCCAGCCGGTGGTGCCCGAATGGATAATCAAAGTCTGAATCGTATGCCTGGATTCTCCGGATCCATTGTGTTGGATAAGAGTGGAGATCGTGTAGGCTATATTCAGGGAAAATTCGAACTGAATAAAAAGTTATTTGAACCGCTCGATAATATTAAGATCAATCTTTTTCAGATGCCGGGCGTAGACTTTGGGGGGCATATGAAAAGAAGGACCCGGGGAGATGACTTGGAGACAGTCTTATCCAACCTGAAATTAAAAGGGATGAGTCCGATTGAGATCGAATCGGCAGAATTGGTTCCTGGTAAGGGTATTGTCGCTAAAGGCAAGATCATACCTACGGTAGGAATATTAGGTAAGGATGGACTTGATATCTCGATCATTGGACAGGATGTAGAGATCTCCAAAACATTTTATGCAGGCGATATAACGGTGCCGCCACCGTTTAAGATCAACGATGCCAGTCTGACCATTTTTGCCGGAACAGCAGGTATCGGAGTTAGAGGTGATGTAAATTTTGAGATCGTTAATGTAGGAAAGGGCACTATCAGTGGAGAAGGCAAATCATCGGGTGTTTTTGCAATCAAAGGGAACTTTGAATTTGATAAAAAAATATTTGATAAGGCTTCAGTTGATGTGTCTTATGTGCATGGGGCAGATGGAAGTGATAAATGGGAAATAAAAGGAAATATTCAAATACCCAAAGGAAAGATAAAAGGTGTAAAAAAGGCTGAGATCACGGTGGGGTACGATGGAACCACGCTTTCCGCTTCAGGTACAGCAGAATTTGATATTCCGGGTATTAAGTCGGGTAAACTGGATGTGGTGTATGGGCAGGATCAGCTTCAGATCAATGGAGAAGTGGATCTCAAGCATCAATTGATCAAAAGTGGTAAGATCAAGGCCAGCGTAAATAAAACAGGTGAAGAATATAAAGTGGCCTTGTCGGGAAATGTGCAACCCAATATCCCTGGAATCAGTACGGATCTGAGTGTGGAATATGTGGATGGTGTGATCACGGTGATGGGAACGGTGGGATATGCCAAAGGGCGCTTATCCGGGTCTGTTACCGTTGGGGTAACAAACCGGAGCGTAGGGGCAGATGGAAAACCGGCTGGTGGTCCTTCCGAATCACTCACACCTTTTGGTGGTGGTTCACTTACGCTAAGGATCACGGATTGGTTGCAGGGAACAGCCGGTGTAAAACTCCTGCCCGATGGAAGTCTGGAGGTAACGGGCAAAATTGGAATCCCAGCCACCGTCGACATCTTCGAAAAAAAGGAGATCAAGAAAGAGATTTTCAAAGCCCCAACGATCGAGATACCCATTTTTGCGATTCCCATTGGTAGCCGGAGTATCGGATTGGTGGCTACCATCGGAGGTGGATTGGAAGGCTATGCCAGCATAGGGCCTGGACAATTAACCGAAGCAGCGGTGGAGGTAACCTACAATCCTTCCCATGAAGAAAATACCAAAGTAACCGGAACGGCCAAATTCAGGGTGCCTGCAGAGGCCGGACTTCGACTTTATATAAGGGCTGGTATTGGTTTAAGTGTAGGTATTGCCCGTGTAGCAGGCGGTATTGAAATTGGTGGCGCGCTGGGTATTGAAGGTGCTGCCGAAGCAGGGGTAACTGTGAATTGGACCCCCACCGAGGGATTCAAACTGGATGCACAGGCCTCTCTTTCTGTACAGCCCAAATTCAAGTTTGATGTAAATGCCTACATCGAGGCGGTCCTGGACCTCTGGGTGACAGAATTATCTAAAGAGTGGAAATGGAACCTTTATTCATTTGAATGGGGACCTGCCTTTAAGTTCGGGGTCAAGTTCCCGGTTCATTATGAAGAAGGAAAAGAATTCAATATTTCACTCGATGATGTTCAGTTTGAAAAACCCGATATCAGTGTAGGCGATATCGCCAAAGGCATCGGTGACAAATTATTAGGTTAATAAAAAAAAGAAATACCATGATACGTGCAAATCACTCCTCCGAGATCAATAATCAAAGTGTAGAGTTTCTAATTCAGGGTGACCTGGATGCTGCGGAAGCAGGATTCCGTGAAGCCATTCGCGAAAATTCACGTCATTCCTCGGCCTGCAATAACCTGGCTTTTTTATTGCAACAAAAAGGGGAATGGGCAGAAGCCGAAAAATACCTGCGCAAGTCTCTTAAAATAAACCCGGACAGTTCATCCGCCTGGTTGAACCTGGGAAATGTTCTCATTCAGAAAGGAGATGGAGAGGAAGGGGCCAGAATGCTGGTGAAAGCAATTGAAAAAGATACCCGAAATGTGCTGGCCTGGGAAAGCCTTGCTACCCTTTCCATGATGCAACAGGATTTTAATGCCGCAGAATCTTGTTGGGAAAAAACAACCCTCCTGCAACCGCAGACCGTCAAATACTGGCTGCAATGGGGTATCACTAAAGCTGGCCTTAATAAATATGAAGAGGCGGTGGCTTGTTTTCACAAAAGCCTCGCTTTGGATGCCAAACAGTCCTTTGCCTGGCAACAACTGGGGATTGTGGAGTGGATCAGGCAAAACTATGGCATCGCCAGGACCGCATTATTGAACTCTCTGGCATTGGACCCGGAGGATACCAATACAAGGTACCATCTGGCCCTCGTGCTGCTCGCCTTGAATGAATTAGCAGATGCTCGTGATCAAATGCATCATATACTGTCGCTTCAGCCAACAAATACCAAGGTGCTGATTGACCTGGGTGTGATTTACTTAGCCGAAGGAAACCGGGAAACCGCCGGATCCTTTTTCCAACAGGCACTGGAGATCGACCCTTCCAACAGCAGAGCCCTGAACTATCAGGAAATGTGCAGGTAGGCGAATACTGAACAGTTGTTTGTTTTTGGTAATTGGATTTGTCC carries:
- a CDS encoding carboxypeptidase regulatory-like domain-containing protein — its product is MAFKLLNPVHTTMPFFQPNQVLTYQHLNDMADFLFQQERYTRNKLIGTGIVCGLSFDWNTLGVNAEVVIQEGCAITSAGYLMVYTRPVENNAVVTYTHRRNYTGLDQYIPFNDPSVLTNETIYELITLGQFNAEAVAPKSQLLEADRVNRVLILLYEIDPKDTAKCLDENCDDKGKTYIFTPRPLLVPISVINSILDANSTKTFHTEAGRGWKGINSKLQGPPANLLTVPNLFSNGFLQTITTAAQMKQLVTNKITNAYLDGVGQTIDALVNAFPWVFSTQMASMTTDHPWLTAPPASNIGNRFATLAKAFRNNAAFDNYIQYLYDYSRDVADAYNDLYQKTTDLIGECGGNEYQHPFHIMLGKAQNNDDSKKWYSENKYLNPAPQGFRYRHYFVPSPVMDTQFMLYEEVQQLLLRLTRMIDTFTVNPQETFIKVSPSKDYENPIEVRALPYYYRKADAAGVRAVWNYGSTRRNKILQHKGYQLVSDNAAGQDELLALDGRATDFYRIEGHMNTNVDAATLFLDNLRNQLNLPFNIASASVQTGSNTKVVSCHFPDLDEDFNYYRDRVLGYMREYLIILEPFAIPLFQNIISHIKDMMSLLLEVRCLKDFDYDKYKLLYAQIYMEWVKALGNEWQNNPGDANQGFNQTQNLLNIIFFCPIYRIWYSYLYRTGILTETELEGVQELAKKVTGWEHLAGVRRGETFLMVYDANQNKQIIADFNLPDLDHCSCGCKTNPCDNKTRSLVPPLEKPVIMVVDLANTNTSGRDLAYWVQNKAVFRMELDSMGFYKGDSMIDQDFLISFDSQGQNPVPYLKGAWVSNLAEGHYFQVDLNPKDPNVKPGVYLFYYFLKGNFASNFVKGILLLVIKGKISANGSYNINIAVGTKAKVYYPYATADYKGEEVKLSFTEDYTIRTVQGQQAQVYTTPLGNQVALLTDKKKQMVFYVNRARTPELTEIPYLMTAKGNSIPGTLILNVYDKDDAPADTTVKGTILDEKGKPVSEATVRLGEKEVYTDEKGNYSIKGAKAGTAIEVEMDGYKTKRVQANSKMEGQIQLEKEKTESAENSLLDSAPLLKEWISKVDISALIKVFNP
- a CDS encoding ATP-binding protein — encoded protein: MANPNLKRNAEDLGRELQWLEELLEKRLRWHLEKKKGDWKLTPPSLRGSRSVYAAYVNGYKLDAAERVVLLLGLLPAIHPFLIERTLQQFQLTNTQIPEVGGVRGTHHGGLIPTGETALFLLAGNNLERRIQVSLLFSPKHAFHVHGILKLDEVSPLEPEWSGAIHLSRDVMTNLTSGTHYYPPFNSSFPARLITTPYQPGQLVIHRETAEGLDEVRLWLKHKDHLLKKWHFDTKINEGHKCLFYGPPGTGKSLAAALLGKEQGLPVYRIDLSMVISKYIGETEKNISHIFDLAQNKNWILFFDEADALFGKRSVTQTAQDRFANQEVSYLLMRMEEYNGLAILATNFKRNIDNAFLRRFNSVVPFLAPGTEERLRLWKQSFSAQTIRDKSVLLENIARDFSLNGANIMNVVRYASIMALKNGGNIITQGYIMDGIRRELAKEQAMASEMAN